A part of Deltaproteobacteria bacterium genomic DNA contains:
- a CDS encoding acyl-CoA/acyl-ACP dehydrogenase, giving the protein MDLDFSQEQDMLRETVQRLCSESAPLAVVRKMEDDPSGFSEQLWRQMGELGLIGLTLPEEYGGAGQSSVEGAILYEELGRSLAPCPHFASAVMSGGALALAGSDAQKQMWLPQIASGAAVFTPAWLEPQRGFGPQGVQLSAVRDGEHLRLNGSKRHVACAAAATRLLVLARTGNGEHDVDLLLVDPKSPGVEITQQYALAADTQYKVAFKDVRVPLADRIGAAQSGWSTWNTLMHDGIILLAAQAIGGAQRALEMTVQYAKEREQFDKPLGAFQAIAHYLADASAAVDGGTTLVYEAAWTRALGRPVDRLAPMAKLFACQTFRDVTAMAQQVYGGMGFTIECDIQLYFRRAKQLQLSWWDTRYLEELVASAVLDAGQPPRLTEDGRKTFKTPPQPVRAVRSRTELAKDLAEHANQRGRCKTYAEMH; this is encoded by the coding sequence ATGGACCTCGATTTCAGCCAAGAACAAGACATGCTGCGGGAGACGGTGCAGCGGTTGTGCAGCGAGTCGGCCCCGCTGGCCGTGGTGCGCAAAATGGAAGATGACCCGAGCGGATTTTCCGAGCAGCTCTGGCGGCAGATGGGTGAGCTGGGCCTGATCGGCCTGACGCTGCCGGAAGAATACGGCGGCGCCGGGCAGTCGAGCGTCGAAGGTGCCATCCTGTACGAAGAACTCGGCCGCTCGTTGGCCCCCTGCCCGCACTTCGCCAGCGCGGTGATGAGCGGCGGCGCACTGGCGCTGGCCGGCAGCGACGCTCAGAAGCAGATGTGGCTGCCGCAAATCGCCTCGGGCGCGGCTGTCTTCACTCCGGCGTGGTTGGAGCCACAGCGCGGGTTCGGTCCGCAAGGTGTCCAGCTCTCCGCCGTTCGTGACGGCGAGCACTTGCGCTTGAACGGCAGCAAGCGGCATGTGGCCTGCGCCGCGGCCGCGACCCGCCTGCTGGTCTTGGCCCGCACCGGCAACGGCGAGCACGACGTCGACCTGCTGCTGGTTGATCCCAAATCGCCCGGGGTCGAAATCACGCAGCAGTACGCCTTGGCCGCGGACACGCAGTACAAAGTAGCCTTCAAGGACGTGCGCGTGCCGTTGGCCGATCGCATCGGCGCGGCGCAGTCGGGATGGTCGACATGGAACACGCTGATGCACGACGGCATCATCCTGCTGGCGGCACAGGCCATCGGCGGGGCGCAGCGAGCGTTGGAGATGACCGTCCAGTACGCCAAAGAGCGCGAGCAGTTCGACAAGCCGCTCGGCGCCTTCCAGGCCATTGCCCATTACTTGGCTGACGCCTCGGCCGCGGTCGACGGCGGCACCACTCTGGTTTACGAAGCCGCTTGGACCCGCGCGCTCGGACGGCCGGTCGACCGGCTGGCCCCGATGGCGAAACTGTTCGCCTGCCAGACGTTTCGCGACGTCACCGCGATGGCTCAGCAGGTTTACGGCGGTATGGGCTTCACCATCGAGTGCGATATCCAGTTGTACTTCCGCCGCGCTAAGCAGCTGCAACTGTCGTGGTGGGACACGCGCTACTTGGAAGAGCTGGTCGCCAGCGCTGTGCTCGACGCCGGCCAGCCGCCACGCCTGACCGAAGACGGCCGCAAGACCTTCAAGACCCCACCACAACCGGTTCGCGCCGTTCGCTCGCGCACCGAATTGGCGAAGGACCTCGCCGAGCACGCCAATCAGCGCGGCCGGTGTAAGACTTACGCTGAGATGCATTGA
- a CDS encoding acyl-CoA dehydrogenase family protein: protein MNFDFSEAEKAFVQAVEQFLDQCDTPEVMDVTRENMAQLVDTPERRAFMSKCGERGWLGMGWPKEYGGNETEGVYEYLLNESLARRGAPQIGKGVGIVGKTLIRHGSDKLKREFLPKILRNEVQFAVGYTEPEAGSDAAAMALKATRDGDGWRLNGQKIFSTSAHFADWYWLGARTDPSNKHRGITLFLLHMDTPGLTVQPMPTIGDEITNSVYFDNVYVGDEYRVGELNKGFQYISEALDLERFTMFTFSPIEQRMEELCAYVVTEQCDGRPLREDLVIRQRIAQLVTQTEVARCLGLRFVAKASKGGAAPTTDSSQYKLYATELSKRIANAALDIGAPGTQLRVQTADAPMRGRPELTYRYTVIDTIGGGTSEVQKNIIARRKLGLPPNF, encoded by the coding sequence GTGAACTTCGATTTTTCAGAGGCGGAAAAGGCTTTCGTGCAAGCGGTCGAGCAGTTCCTCGACCAATGCGACACCCCCGAGGTGATGGACGTGACGCGCGAGAACATGGCACAGCTCGTCGATACCCCGGAGCGCCGGGCGTTCATGAGCAAGTGCGGCGAGCGTGGCTGGCTCGGTATGGGCTGGCCCAAGGAATACGGCGGCAACGAGACCGAAGGCGTGTACGAGTACTTGCTCAACGAGTCCTTGGCGCGCCGCGGCGCACCGCAGATCGGCAAGGGCGTGGGCATCGTCGGCAAGACCCTCATCCGCCACGGCAGCGACAAGCTCAAGCGCGAGTTCCTGCCGAAGATCCTGCGCAACGAAGTCCAGTTCGCGGTCGGCTACACCGAACCGGAAGCCGGCTCGGACGCCGCGGCGATGGCGCTGAAGGCCACGCGCGACGGCGACGGCTGGCGCCTCAACGGCCAGAAGATCTTCTCCACCTCGGCCCACTTCGCCGATTGGTACTGGCTCGGTGCCCGTACCGACCCCAGCAACAAACACCGCGGCATCACGCTGTTCCTGTTGCACATGGACACGCCCGGTCTGACCGTCCAGCCGATGCCGACCATCGGCGACGAGATCACCAACTCGGTCTACTTCGACAATGTCTACGTCGGCGACGAGTACCGCGTCGGCGAGCTCAATAAAGGCTTCCAGTACATCTCCGAGGCCCTCGACCTCGAACGCTTCACCATGTTCACCTTCTCGCCCATCGAGCAGCGCATGGAAGAGCTGTGCGCCTACGTCGTTACCGAGCAGTGCGACGGCAGGCCGCTGCGCGAAGACCTGGTGATCCGCCAACGGATCGCGCAGCTGGTGACGCAAACGGAGGTGGCCCGCTGCCTCGGACTACGCTTCGTGGCCAAGGCCTCGAAAGGCGGCGCGGCGCCGACCACCGATTCGTCACAGTACAAGCTCTACGCCACCGAGCTGTCCAAACGTATTGCCAACGCCGCCTTGGATATCGGCGCTCCCGGCACGCAGTTGCGCGTGCAGACCGCCGACGCCCCCATGCGCGGGCGCCCCGAGCTCACCTACCGCTACACCGTCATCGACACCATCGGCGGCGGCACCTCGGAGGTGCAAAAGAACATCATCGCCCGGCGCAAACTCGGCCTGCCGCCGAATTTCTGA
- a CDS encoding enoyl-CoA hydratase/isomerase family protein: MAAEEPVLFRIEDGVGIITLNRPERLNPINWEVGRRLVQLLRELRENDEVRTLVLTGAGRAFSAGGDADWLSGGGDRPLPGLSDPNLVMERYQRKMPAGPIAEVTHWLIEVDKPVIAAIHGPCMGAGLAFALACDRRFGDTKARLCAAMVRLGFAPDCGITYFLPRITRLSTALMMVETGRILEAEEAFKEGLLDELVPEGEALNAALRYAKELAKGPSVAVDLARRFIYRSLNSTLDEMLDYEAIAATLSSNTQDAREGTRAFVEKRKPVFKGH, encoded by the coding sequence ATGGCAGCAGAAGAACCTGTCTTGTTCCGCATCGAAGACGGCGTCGGCATCATCACCCTCAACCGGCCCGAGCGCCTCAATCCGATCAACTGGGAGGTTGGCCGGCGCCTGGTGCAGTTGTTGCGCGAGCTACGCGAGAACGATGAGGTGCGCACCCTCGTCCTCACCGGCGCCGGGCGCGCCTTCAGCGCCGGCGGCGACGCCGACTGGCTCAGCGGCGGCGGCGATCGGCCGCTGCCCGGCTTGTCGGACCCGAACCTCGTCATGGAGCGCTATCAGCGCAAGATGCCCGCTGGGCCGATAGCCGAGGTCACTCACTGGCTCATCGAAGTCGACAAGCCGGTGATCGCGGCGATTCACGGCCCGTGCATGGGCGCCGGGCTCGCCTTCGCCTTGGCGTGCGATCGGCGCTTCGGCGACACCAAAGCCCGTCTGTGCGCGGCCATGGTGCGCCTCGGCTTCGCGCCCGACTGCGGCATCACGTACTTCTTGCCGCGCATCACCCGGCTCTCGACCGCGCTGATGATGGTAGAGACCGGGCGCATCCTCGAAGCCGAAGAGGCTTTCAAGGAAGGCTTGCTCGACGAACTGGTGCCCGAGGGCGAAGCGTTGAACGCCGCGCTGCGCTACGCCAAGGAGCTGGCCAAGGGCCCGAGCGTGGCCGTCGATCTCGCGCGCCGCTTCATCTATCGCTCGCTCAACTCGACGCTCGACGAGATGCTCGACTACGAAGCGATCGCGGCGACACTGTCATCCAATACCCAAGACGCCCGCGAGGGCACGCGCGCCTTCGTGGAAAAACGCAAGCCGGTGTTCAAAGGCCATTGA
- a CDS encoding transporter, with the protein MRDVAVIGLGMHPWGKFADKSVNDLCRVAVEAALKDAGVSWREIEAVSAASSRFSGGKGWGLNGNDVVEEMGSTGIPVYNLSAGCAAGGNAFNIGYTLVASGLYDLVLVVGGEKMPKGFIQTSGLEETTDPEFLRQRCVGMPGPAFWASLCWRRMKDYGTTEEQLAKVAVKAHQVGKHNENARFRQEFTLEQVLKSNVVSYPLRLYEICPVSDGAAAVILCSAEQAKKRTSKPVWVAASAVATASFDDGITRGLGGLGPSGPTLHSEAKLAVEKALKGAGVGQKDVDLVELQDNTVYYELAFPEEWGFCKPGEAEHLMETGETMPTGKLPINPSGGFLCFGEATTAQGLFQVCEMGWQLRGEAGARQVPNARVGLAQTLGLGGNATAVVLKR; encoded by the coding sequence ATGAGAGACGTGGCAGTCATCGGGCTGGGAATGCACCCGTGGGGGAAGTTTGCGGACAAGTCGGTCAACGACCTGTGCCGGGTTGCGGTAGAAGCGGCGCTCAAGGACGCGGGCGTGTCGTGGCGCGAGATCGAGGCGGTCTCGGCCGCTAGCTCGCGCTTCTCCGGCGGCAAGGGCTGGGGCTTGAACGGCAACGACGTGGTCGAAGAGATGGGCTCGACGGGAATCCCCGTCTACAACCTGTCGGCGGGATGCGCCGCCGGGGGCAACGCCTTCAACATCGGCTACACCCTCGTTGCCAGCGGGCTCTACGATCTGGTGCTCGTCGTGGGCGGCGAGAAGATGCCCAAGGGATTCATCCAGACCTCCGGCTTGGAGGAGACCACCGATCCCGAGTTCCTGCGCCAGCGCTGCGTCGGCATGCCCGGCCCGGCGTTTTGGGCGTCGCTCTGCTGGCGGCGCATGAAAGACTACGGCACCACCGAGGAGCAGCTGGCGAAGGTAGCCGTCAAGGCGCATCAGGTCGGCAAGCACAACGAGAACGCGCGCTTTCGACAGGAGTTCACGCTCGAGCAGGTGCTCAAGTCGAACGTCGTCAGCTATCCGCTCCGTTTGTACGAGATCTGCCCGGTGAGCGACGGCGCGGCCGCGGTGATCCTGTGCTCAGCGGAGCAGGCGAAGAAGCGCACCTCGAAGCCGGTGTGGGTGGCGGCAAGCGCGGTGGCGACCGCCAGCTTCGACGACGGCATCACGCGCGGCCTCGGCGGGCTGGGGCCGTCAGGGCCGACGCTGCACAGCGAGGCGAAACTCGCGGTCGAAAAAGCGCTCAAGGGTGCCGGGGTCGGCCAGAAGGACGTCGACCTCGTCGAGTTGCAGGACAACACGGTGTACTACGAGCTCGCGTTTCCCGAGGAGTGGGGCTTCTGCAAGCCGGGCGAAGCGGAGCACCTCATGGAGACGGGCGAGACCATGCCGACCGGCAAGCTACCGATTAACCCCAGCGGCGGGTTCCTCTGTTTCGGTGAAGCCACCACCGCACAGGGGCTGTTCCAGGTCTGCGAGATGGGCTGGCAACTACGCGGCGAGGCCGGCGCCCGCCAAGTACCCAATGCGAGAGTGGGCCTAGCGCAGACACTTGGTCTCGGCGGCAACGCCACCGCAGTGGTGCTTAAGCGTTAG
- a CDS encoding OB-fold domain-containing protein: METKPVIAGLFADTPQGPRLLGSRCASCAAPYFPKSAVCHNPKCGESKIQDAAFGPRGRLWSLAIQSYAPPPPVKFDEPFKPYAMGVVDLDDGLRVLGRISTDDLRSLRPDMPVELVLEPLYHEADGTEVITWKFRPV; the protein is encoded by the coding sequence ATGGAAACGAAACCGGTAATCGCGGGCCTCTTTGCCGATACCCCGCAGGGGCCGCGGCTGTTGGGATCGCGTTGCGCGTCGTGCGCCGCGCCGTACTTTCCGAAGTCCGCTGTCTGTCACAATCCGAAGTGTGGCGAGAGCAAGATCCAGGATGCCGCGTTCGGACCGCGCGGCAGGTTGTGGAGCCTGGCCATCCAGAGTTATGCGCCGCCACCGCCGGTGAAATTCGATGAGCCGTTCAAGCCCTACGCGATGGGGGTGGTGGATCTCGACGATGGCCTGCGGGTGCTGGGCCGGATCAGCACGGACGATCTGAGGAGCCTGCGGCCGGACATGCCGGTGGAGCTGGTGTTGGAGCCCCTGTACCACGAAGCCGACGGTACCGAGGTCATCACCTGGAAATTCAGGCCGGTGTGA
- a CDS encoding electron transfer flavoprotein subunit alpha/FixB family protein has product MSNSVVVCTWERGRAGVPVGAEETLSLACKLAAAAGLELNWLIAGPAPERALEIAGKYGVAHLDRIEDAKLADFQADVWVEALAQYSKQHAPKLILIPQTFNARLVAPRLSARTGAGVVMNALKLEVEGRAVKVTASAYGGDTRVVYELTGAESCVVGVLADMLLVEPPAADSPAPAVRQVAVDLGAATERVRVIQKAHLEGPRLEEAQIIVAGGMGLGKKENYRLIEELAETLGGMAAASRPVVENGWVDSSRQVGLTGKITRPALYIAAGISGASQHMVGCAAAKTIVAINRDPDAAVFRYARYGIVGDCLEILPAITRALKG; this is encoded by the coding sequence GTGTCAAATTCGGTCGTTGTCTGCACCTGGGAACGAGGCCGTGCGGGTGTACCCGTGGGCGCGGAAGAAACGCTCAGCTTGGCCTGCAAGCTTGCCGCTGCTGCGGGTCTCGAATTGAATTGGCTGATCGCTGGTCCGGCACCGGAGCGGGCGCTCGAAATCGCGGGCAAGTACGGCGTCGCTCACCTCGATCGGATCGAGGACGCTAAACTCGCTGACTTCCAGGCCGACGTCTGGGTCGAAGCCCTGGCGCAGTACAGCAAGCAGCACGCGCCGAAGCTGATACTCATCCCGCAGACGTTCAACGCGCGTCTGGTGGCGCCGCGCCTGTCGGCGCGCACCGGTGCCGGCGTGGTGATGAATGCGCTGAAGCTGGAGGTGGAAGGTAGAGCGGTCAAGGTTACCGCCTCGGCCTACGGCGGGGATACGCGTGTGGTCTACGAGCTGACCGGCGCGGAGTCCTGCGTGGTCGGAGTCCTGGCTGACATGCTGCTCGTGGAGCCGCCGGCAGCGGACTCGCCGGCGCCGGCCGTGCGGCAGGTGGCGGTCGACCTGGGCGCGGCAACTGAACGAGTGCGGGTCATCCAGAAAGCGCACCTTGAAGGCCCGCGTCTCGAGGAGGCGCAGATCATCGTGGCCGGTGGTATGGGACTCGGCAAGAAGGAGAACTACCGGCTGATCGAAGAGCTGGCCGAGACCCTCGGCGGTATGGCTGCGGCCTCGCGTCCGGTGGTGGAAAACGGCTGGGTCGACTCCTCGCGCCAGGTCGGGCTAACCGGCAAGATCACGCGGCCGGCGTTGTACATTGCCGCCGGCATCTCGGGCGCCAGCCAGCACATGGTCGGCTGCGCCGCAGCGAAGACGATCGTGGCGATCAACCGCGACCCGGACGCGGCGGTGTTCCGTTACGCGCGCTACGGCATCGTCGGCGACTGCCTCGAGATTTTGCCTGCGATCACTCGGGCGCTGAAAGGATGA
- a CDS encoding electron transfer flavoprotein subunit beta/FixA family protein, giving the protein MRIVICAKEVLDPDAVDNYVLVGKLEIGSDGKTLTQTSIPRLMNRYDEQAIECALRLRDAGVDCKIHVVSLGSDPTKILQHAVAMGADEVATIPVDSGTVDGYATAALLAGFVKSLGGADLVLCGRQASDGDQGVVPALLGEMLGLPIVTIARAVELVDGKLRVTRVTPDGDEIVEVACPAVITISNEFGEPRYPTGIRTMKARKIKPQQITPAGLALGESARPRVTMTRQFVEPIIGRCEVIPGDSAAAALELVTRLRAERTIE; this is encoded by the coding sequence ATGAGAATCGTCATCTGCGCCAAGGAAGTCCTCGATCCGGACGCGGTCGACAACTACGTCCTGGTGGGGAAGCTGGAGATCGGATCGGACGGCAAGACACTGACGCAGACGTCGATCCCGCGGCTGATGAACCGCTACGACGAACAGGCGATCGAGTGCGCGCTGCGGCTGCGCGATGCCGGCGTCGACTGTAAGATCCACGTGGTCTCGCTCGGCAGCGACCCGACCAAGATTCTCCAACACGCGGTCGCGATGGGCGCCGATGAGGTCGCAACCATCCCCGTCGACTCCGGGACCGTGGACGGCTACGCGACCGCCGCGCTGCTCGCCGGGTTCGTGAAGTCGCTCGGCGGGGCGGACTTGGTGCTGTGCGGGCGTCAGGCGTCGGATGGAGACCAGGGGGTGGTGCCGGCGTTGCTGGGCGAGATGTTGGGCCTGCCGATCGTCACCATCGCGCGCGCGGTGGAGCTGGTTGATGGGAAGCTGCGGGTCACGCGGGTGACGCCTGACGGCGACGAGATCGTCGAGGTCGCGTGCCCCGCGGTGATCACGATCAGCAACGAGTTCGGCGAGCCGCGCTATCCGACTGGTATCCGCACGATGAAGGCCCGCAAGATCAAGCCGCAGCAAATCACGCCGGCCGGCCTCGCTCTCGGTGAGAGTGCTCGACCAAGAGTGACGATGACCCGCCAGTTCGTCGAACCGATCATCGGCCGCTGCGAGGTCATTCCGGGCGACTCGGCCGCGGCGGCACTGGAGCTGGTCACGCGCCTGCGCGCGGAGCGGACCATCGAGTAG